The following proteins are co-located in the Candidatus Zixiibacteriota bacterium genome:
- the folE gene encoding GTP cyclohydrolase I FolE, giving the protein MAIDRDKITQGVKLILEGIGEDPLREGLERTPERVFEYFDEVLDGYTADPTAELRKYTTSNKDEMITLKDISFYSLCEHHMLPFFGQVHMAYIPQHDKVAGFSNMVRVVEILSHRLQVQERMTTQIADSLVEAIDCKGVLIVVEAEHLCLTMRGIKKPGSRIVTSAIRGMMRKTATRIEALTMLGRVGL; this is encoded by the coding sequence GTGGCCATAGATCGCGATAAGATCACCCAGGGGGTCAAGCTGATTCTCGAAGGAATCGGCGAGGACCCTCTTCGCGAGGGTCTTGAGCGCACGCCCGAACGGGTCTTTGAGTATTTCGACGAAGTGCTCGACGGCTACACAGCCGACCCGACCGCCGAGCTTCGCAAGTATACTACTTCCAACAAAGACGAAATGATCACGCTCAAAGATATTTCGTTCTATTCTCTTTGTGAGCATCACATGCTACCGTTCTTCGGCCAGGTGCACATGGCTTACATTCCGCAGCACGACAAAGTGGCCGGTTTTTCGAACATGGTGCGAGTGGTGGAGATTTTGTCGCACCGTTTGCAGGTGCAGGAGCGGATGACCACACAGATTGCCGACTCGTTGGTGGAAGCTATCGATTGCAAGGGTGTGTTGATCGTGGTTGAGGCGGAGCATCTCTGTTTGACCATGCGCGGTATCAAAAAGCCGGGCAGCCGGATTGTGACTTCAGCTATCCGCGGCATGATGCGCAAAACCGCCACGCGCATCGAAGCTCTGACTATGTTAGGGCGAGTCGGCTTGTAA
- the ftsH gene encoding ATP-dependent zinc metalloprotease FtsH — MIFWAAFSLIVIAAYSYYTSFNRDTVEITYTEFVDEINNKNVSEASFTDRDVEGRLVEPRVFASSNDTQSFSKFKTRIPFPDINYAVITRLEEAGAKIVAKVQGPDVFSILVAAAPWVILVLIWLFFIRQMQGSGGPKGLFSFGKSKAKLLTDERPRVTFSDVAGADEAKEELQEIIEFLKEPSKFQKLGGKIPKGALLLGPPGTGKTLLARAVAGEAGVPFFSMSGSDFVEMFVGVGASRVRDLFEQGKKNAPCIVFIDEIDAVGRHRGAGLGGGHDEREQTLNQLLVEMDGFESNEGVILVAATNRPDVLDPALLRPGRFDRQIVVPTPDVKGRQGILDVHVRKIKLAEGIDMSVVARGTPGMSGADLANLVNEAALLAARHNKTEVSMVEFEEAKDKVMMGSARKSLVIADEEKKIIAYHEAGHTLVAKLLPKADPIHKVTIIPRGLALGLTQSLPVDERHTLSREYLETTLAVLMGGRVAEMLVFEQIATGAANDLERSTKLARKMVCNWGMSDKVGPVTFGKTEEHVFLGREMAQPKDYSDSSAEVIDQEVRAFIESAEDTARELLRGNIDNLHKLAKALLVKEIIDGSEVDVIIGESTGDAEPVEPPVPTPES, encoded by the coding sequence CTGATCTTCTGGGCCGCATTCTCTTTGATTGTAATTGCAGCTTATAGCTACTACACCAGTTTCAACCGGGACACGGTGGAGATTACTTACACCGAGTTTGTCGATGAAATCAACAACAAGAACGTCTCGGAGGCCTCCTTTACCGACCGCGACGTGGAAGGACGATTGGTCGAGCCGAGAGTTTTCGCTTCATCGAACGATACTCAATCGTTCTCCAAGTTCAAGACGAGGATTCCGTTTCCCGATATCAACTACGCGGTGATCACACGTTTGGAAGAAGCCGGGGCCAAGATAGTGGCCAAGGTTCAGGGGCCGGACGTTTTCTCGATTTTGGTGGCGGCGGCGCCGTGGGTGATTTTGGTTTTGATCTGGCTGTTCTTCATCAGGCAGATGCAGGGTTCCGGTGGACCCAAAGGGCTGTTCTCTTTTGGCAAAAGCAAGGCGAAGCTGCTTACCGATGAGCGCCCCAGAGTTACCTTCTCAGATGTGGCCGGTGCCGATGAAGCCAAGGAAGAACTGCAGGAAATTATCGAGTTTCTCAAAGAACCATCCAAGTTTCAAAAACTCGGCGGTAAGATTCCCAAGGGTGCCCTTTTGTTAGGTCCCCCAGGTACCGGTAAAACGCTGTTGGCCCGCGCCGTGGCCGGTGAGGCCGGTGTGCCGTTTTTCTCGATGTCCGGCTCTGACTTTGTGGAGATGTTTGTCGGTGTCGGCGCCAGCCGTGTGCGAGACCTGTTTGAACAAGGCAAGAAAAACGCACCGTGTATTGTCTTTATCGATGAGATAGATGCCGTCGGTCGTCATCGCGGCGCCGGTTTGGGTGGCGGCCATGACGAACGTGAGCAGACATTGAACCAGCTCCTGGTCGAGATGGACGGTTTTGAATCCAACGAAGGTGTTATCCTGGTGGCGGCCACCAACCGGCCCGATGTGCTCGACCCGGCGCTGTTGCGGCCCGGTCGATTCGACCGTCAGATAGTGGTACCGACACCGGACGTCAAGGGACGCCAGGGGATTCTCGATGTGCATGTCCGCAAGATCAAGCTGGCTGAAGGAATCGATATGTCGGTGGTTGCTCGCGGTACACCCGGGATGTCCGGCGCCGATCTGGCCAATCTGGTCAACGAGGCCGCGCTTTTGGCCGCACGCCACAACAAGACCGAAGTGAGCATGGTGGAATTCGAGGAGGCCAAGGACAAGGTAATGATGGGTTCGGCGCGCAAGTCTTTGGTGATTGCTGACGAAGAAAAGAAAATCATCGCCTACCACGAGGCCGGACACACTTTGGTGGCCAAACTTCTGCCCAAGGCGGACCCGATTCATAAAGTCACGATCATCCCGCGCGGTCTCGCTCTTGGTTTGACCCAGTCGTTACCGGTGGATGAACGACACACCCTTTCGCGCGAATACCTTGAAACCACCCTGGCCGTTCTGATGGGTGGTCGGGTGGCCGAGATGCTCGTGTTCGAACAAATCGCTACCGGCGCGGCCAACGATCTGGAACGATCAACCAAACTGGCTCGCAAGATGGTTTGCAACTGGGGTATGTCCGACAAAGTGGGACCGGTCACGTTCGGCAAAACCGAAGAGCACGTTTTTCTGGGGCGCGAGATGGCCCAACCGAAAGATTATTCAGACTCCTCCGCCGAAGTGATCGATCAGGAAGTGCGCGCCTTTATAGAGAGCGCCGAAGATACCGCCCGGGAATTGCTGCGCGGCAATATCGACAACCTGCACAAGCTGGCCAAGGCGCTACTGGTGAAGGAGATCATCGACGGCTCCGAAGTGGATGTCATAATTGGCGAGTCGACCGGCGATGCCGAACCGGTCGAGCCGCCCGTCCCGACACCGGAGAGCTAA
- the hpt gene encoding hypoxanthine phosphoribosyltransferase has protein sequence MQPFELMLDQKRIAQRITELGEEINNDYAGQTPVLLGVLKGCVVFLADLMRSISLPMEVEFVSAASYRNGRDQDENVQFGGAVPMPLKGRHVLIIEGVVDTGRTVSMIIKQLAAQEPASVQVVALLDKPASHRVGLDIKYKGFSIGNEFVIGFGLDNTQLYRNLPFIGKVIDH, from the coding sequence TTGCAGCCGTTTGAGCTCATGCTGGATCAAAAGAGGATAGCCCAGCGCATAACCGAACTGGGTGAAGAGATCAATAACGACTACGCAGGTCAGACGCCGGTGCTTTTGGGAGTGCTCAAGGGGTGTGTCGTTTTCCTGGCCGATCTGATGCGCTCGATTTCTTTACCGATGGAAGTAGAGTTTGTCTCGGCTGCTTCCTACCGCAACGGTCGCGATCAGGACGAGAACGTACAATTCGGCGGTGCCGTGCCGATGCCCTTGAAGGGTCGACATGTTTTGATAATCGAAGGTGTGGTTGATACCGGACGTACTGTTTCGATGATAATCAAACAACTGGCCGCCCAGGAACCGGCCTCGGTGCAAGTTGTTGCTCTATTGGACAAACCAGCCAGCCATCGGGTGGGGCTGGATATAAAATACAAAGGGTTCTCGATAGGCAACGAATTTGTGATCGGATTCGGTCTGGACAACACGCAATTGTACCGCAACCTGCCGTTTATTGGCAAAGTGATTGATCACTAA